The Vicia villosa cultivar HV-30 ecotype Madison, WI linkage group LG1, Vvil1.0, whole genome shotgun sequence genome includes a region encoding these proteins:
- the LOC131650926 gene encoding uncharacterized protein LOC131650926, with protein MMKAALPDIPTHKFIFHPIDNFLKGNYKHDMLYDVIGVLQDVVKIQMGGGGWKSCITIPCFLLHCPSYKPLPCIVVYGLPSLSNAWNGSRLLINLDHPQVAEFKASFGTTALSGIPALSQSLTCDSSIQSANNFWTNLSEVRSIHAIAALAKDSFAMTIGTTVGFKASKNGWYFESYAGSSGNTDPEPVTKFKVEVEVVYGDHNGTFVFWDKDCIPFTKMTARELREVMKEAGEDNPKIWPADLDVLLNKEFVFRVKYQQQYRQFSIVKILNEEGLYAKFDKYLSPDETMPLQTVLETSTAAPILIPNQLTQTSEQSICAEPYSAANPTWSPEASSNSTPAKRGSESTSVNDIIQAEEITPKQSATKAKTGKKLKHLKKE; from the exons ATGATGAAGGCGGCGTTACCCGACATACCAACCCACAAATTCATTTTTCATCCTATTGATAACTTTCTTAAAGGGAACTACAAGCATGACATGTTATATG ATGTTATAGGGGTGTTGCAAGATGTTGTTAAGATACAAATGGGTGGTGGTGGTTGGAAATCTTGC ATCACTATTCCATGTTTCCTGTTACACTGTCCTTCTTACAAACCTTTGCCTTGTATTGTAGTTTATGGTCTTCCGTCTCTTTCGAATGCATGGAACGGCTCTAGACTTCTCATTAACTTGGACCATCCACAAGTGGCAGAATTCAAAGCTAG TTTTGGAACTACTGCTTTATCCGGTATACCTGCCCTTTCCCAATCATTAACATGCGATTCTTCCATTCAATCTGCAAACAATTTCTGGACTAACTTGAGTGAGGTCAGGAGTATCCATGCAATCGCTGCACTAGCAAAG GATTCTTTCGCAATGACTATTGGCACTACCGTCGGTTTCAAAGCTTCCAAGAACGGATGGTATTTTGAGTCTTATGCTGGGTCATCTGGAAATACAGATCCTGAACCTGTTACCAA GTTCAAAGTTGAGGTTGAAGTTGTCTATGGTGACCACAATGGAACATTTGTTTTTTGGGATAAGGATTGTATTCCTTTTACAAAAATGACTGCTAGGGAATTAAGAGAGGTTATGAAAGAG GCTGGAGAAGACAATCCTAAAATTTGGCCTGCTGATCTAGATGTTTTGTTGAATAAAGAATTTGTGTTTCGTGTCAAGTATCAACAACAGTACCGACAATTCTCTATCGTTAAAATACTTAACGAGGAGGGCCTTTACGCCAAGTTTGACAAATACCTCAGCCCAGATGAG ACCATGCCACTTCAGACCGTTCTTGAAACGTCCACCGCTGCTCCGATACTTATTCCAAACCAA CTCACACAAACTTCGGAGCAATCAATCTGTGCTGAGCCATACTCGGCTGCTAACCCGACTTGGAGCCCAGAAGCAAGCTCCAACAGTACTCCAGCCAAGAGGGGATCAGAGTCAACCTCGGTTAATGATATCATCCAGGCTGAAGAGATCACTCCCAAACAATCCGCCACTAAGGCCAAGACCGGAAAGAAGCTTAAGCATTTGAAGAAAGAATAA
- the LOC131650920 gene encoding uncharacterized protein LOC131650920 produces MIATVVDNFLLLQMEHIHNASGKKARARRMLILKENQSKCQKFSPQQILRAQTVINNPTFHTPRQPLSDLTQAFQNIITRTPVDQHSISPNISDAGTEPSLSIHGFKNLRSCHIGSLGTNLYSKFASTSTLKENDTFGLPSITNQHPLSLHENNVVRAGSSSNRATCPPDSMTGRGRPKNQYGVPNMALNLCRMFPIPTNTQETAMQTQTSNANPQPIEVVTPYVPGLQVPQNRASLGAAEYTPVVTPTHGPKNRMTPTCPVFTPTVNLDFNSDSDNDSDYDPFATYLSEDELFSEDENYDAPFTIHDNVAGHSEEYYDIGSPPIECRYCKAMMWYQERMHKSSHSANPKFMMCCGNGKVELPLLGEPPKTLAQLLFDHNSLVSRKFQQQIRVYNMMFAFTSPGAKIENRFNNGRGPPTLRIQGQTCHRIGSLLPPQGQKPKFAQLYIYDTENEVENRMHGLRNKEDFDPEVVSRLASMLYEFNPHAKSFQMAKQWLNNGETPNLKLRLISNRSTNARVYNQPTVSEVAALVVGDIDTTEMRDIIMQTKGGRLQRINELHAAYMAYQYPLIFPYGEDGYRPDVAHRDLPVNENSIRNRLTICEWLAFRIQTRLSEAKTLLSSRRLFQQFLVDGYTMLESEKLEWLRKNQPKLQVSKYNSLEKEGDQSQAPGISIGKRVVLPSSFVGGRRFMDQLYYDGMAICSKVGFPDLFITFTCNPNWPEIQRVLGPLHLKPQDRPDVISRVFKIKFDQLLSDLTKKGVLGKVLAYMYTIEFQKRGLPHAHILLFLHPSNKYPRPDDIDKIISAEVPDPRRHPRLYNLVKSHMVHGPCGLANLNSPCMKDNKCTKFYPKKFQPTTIVDHEGCPVYRRRNNGHTIEKNGIIFHSGHVVPHNPSLLLKYEAHINMEWYNQSTSIKYLFKYINKGSDRISAIIQGQDKNNVDEIKQYLDCRYISPSEACWMIFSYSIHGRKPAVERLFFHMEGENSVYYKDYEQVGDVLLKPSVTKSMFTSWFEANKTYEEARLLTYGDFVSKFVYHKRSRT; encoded by the exons ATGATTGCCACTGTTGTAGATAATTTTTTGTTGCTACAAATGGAGCATATTCACAATGCATCCGGAAAAAAGGCTAGAGCTAGAAGAatgttgattttgaaagaaaaccAGTCTAAATGTCAAAAATTTAGTCCTCAACAAATACTCCGTGCGCAGACTGTGATTAATAATCCTACCTTCCACACTCCGAGACAACCTTTGTCCGACCTTACTCAGGCATTCCAAAATATTATTACAAGAACACCAGTTGATCAACATTCTATTAGTCCAAATATCAGCGACGCAGGGACAGAACCTAGCCTATCAATACACGGTTTTAAAAATCTGAGAAGCTGCCACATTGGCTCCTTAGGAACAAATCTTTACTCAAAGTTTGCATCAACTTCTACACTTAAGGAAAATGATACTTTTGGTCTTCCGAGCATAACTAATCAGCACCCCCTTTCGCTTCATGAAAATAACGTCGTTCGAGCCGGAAGTTCTTCTAATAGAGCCAc ATGTCCACCGGATTCCATGACAGGTCGGGGACGGCCTAAAAATCAATATGGAGTTCCAAATATGGCGCTTAACTTGTGCAGAATGTTTCCTATACCAACGAATACGCAAGAAACTGCCATGCAAACTCAGACCTCAAATGCAAACCCACAGCCTAT CGAAGTCGTTACACCATATGTCCCTGGGCTTCAAGTACCGCAAAATAGGGCCAGTCTTGGTGCTGCCGAGTATACGCCGGTCGTAACGCCCACACATGGTCCCAAAAATCGAATGACGCCAACATGTCCAGTTTTTACACCTACAGTCAATTTGGATTTTAATAGCGACTCAGACAATGACAGCGACTATGACCCTTTTGCCA CATATCTATCCGAGGATGAGTTATTCTCGGAAGACGAAAATTATGATGCACCTTTCACAATTCATGATAATGTTGCCGGCCATTCTGAAG AATATTACGATATCGGATCCCCTCCTATTGAATGTCGTTATTGTAAAGCGATGATGTGGTATCAAGAGAGAATGCATAAAAGTTCTCATTCCGCCAACCCGAAGTTTATGATGTGTTGTGGGAACGGGAAAGTTGAACTCCCACTGCTTGGAGAGCCTCCGAAAACCCTTGCACAACTTTTGTTTGATCACAATAGTTTGGTTAGCCGCAAGTTCCAACAACAAATCCGAGTATACAACATGATGTTTGCATTCACGTCACCGGGGGCAAAGATTGAGAATCGATTTAACAATGGACGTGGGCCTCCAACACTAAGGATACAAGGTCAAACATGTCACCGAATAGGAAGTTTGTTGCCTCCGCAaggtcaaaaacctaagtttGCTCAGTTATATATTTATGACACCGAAAATGAAGTTGAAAATCGAATGCATGGACTAAG GAACAAAGAAGATTTTGATCCGGAAGTTGTCAGTCGATTAGCAAGCATGCTGTATGAATTCAATCCTCATGCTAAAAGTTTTCAAATGGCAAAACAATGGTTAAATAATGGGGAAACTCCAAATTTGAAGCTGCGGCTCATTTCCAACCGATCGACCAATGCCAGGGTGTATAATCAACCAACTGTGTCTGAAGTGGCTGCTTTGGTTGTTGGTGATATTGACACGACAGAAATGAGGGATATCATAATGCAGACAAAGGGAGGAAGACTTCAAAGAATCAACGAGCTGCATGCCGCTTACATGGCTTACCAGTATCCTTTGATATTTCCTTATGGTGAGGACGGTTATAGACCTGATGTTGCACATAGAGACTTGCCCGTCAACGAAAACAGCATAAGAAATAGGCTCACAATATGCGAATGGCTTGCCTTCCGCATTCAAACAAGGTTATCTGAAGCTAAGACTTTGTTATCTTCGAGAAGGTTGTTCCAGCAATTCCTGGTCGATGGTTACACAATGTTAGAATCCGAGAAACTAGAATGGCTACGTAAAAATCAACCAAAGCTTCAAGTGTCAAAGTACAACTCTTTAGAGAAAGAGGGCGATCAAAGTCAAGCTCCAGGAATAAGCATAGGTAAACGAGTTGTTTTGCCTTCTTCCTTTGTTGGCGGCCGTAGGTTTATGGATCAATTGTACTATGATGGGATGGCTATATGCAGTAAAGTCGGATTTCCCGATTTGTTTATTACTTTTACATGTAACCCAAATTGGCCGGAGATTCAAAGAGTTCTCGGACCTCTACATTTGAAGCCTCAAGATCGCCCGGATGTCATTTCAAgagttttcaaaatcaaattcgatCAACTCCTTTCAGATTTAACCAAAAAAGGCGTTCTTGGAAAAGTGCTTGCTT ATATGTACACCATTGAGTTCCAAAAGAGAGGATTACCTCATGCCCATATATTGTTGTTTTTGCATCCTTCAAACAAATATCCAAGGCCCGATGACATTGACAAGATCATTAGTGCGGAAGTCCCCGATCCCAGAAGACACCCTCGGTTATACAATTTGGTAAAATCTCACATGGTCCATGGTCCTTGTGGTTTGGCAAATCTCAACTCACCTTGCATGAAGGATAACAAGTGCACCAAGTTTTATCCTAAGAAATTTCAGCCTACGACTATAGTGGATCACGAGGGCTGTCCGGTTTATAGGAGAAGAAACAACGGACACACAATTGAAAAGAACGGCATCATCTTTCATAGTGGTCATGTGGTTCCTCACAATCCAAGTTTGCTGTTGAAATACGAAGCCCACATCAACATGGAATGGTACAACCAAAGTACTTCCATCAAATACCTTTTCAAATATATTAACAAAGGTTCAGATCGTATTTCTGCAATCATACAAGGTCAGGACAAAAACAATGTTGACGAGATCAAGCAATATTTGGATTGTCGATACATCTCCCCAAGTGAAGCATGTTGGATGATCTTTTCTTATTCTATACATGGAAGGAAGCCAGCTGTAGAGAGACTGTTTTTTCACATGGAAGGTGAAAACTCCGTGTACTACAAAGACTACGAGCAAGTTGGTGATGTTTTACTCAAACCAAGTGTAACTAAGTCAATGTTTACATCTTGGTTTGAGGCAAACAAAACTTACGAGGAAGCAAGATTGCTAACTTATGGTGACTTTGTTTCTAAATTTGTTTATCATAAAAGAAGTCGGACTTGA